GTCAATAGTTGCCATTAACCCTCTGATTGAGCAGCAACTCTTTGATGAGTTAAATCGGTTTCAGATTCCTGAGCCAGAATATTACTAAGGGGAGGAATTAGTTAAGTAGCGACCGGTAAAGGATGCACAGTGATCAACAAAAAATGTTGTTGTCCTGAGAATCCTCATTTACGAGGTAAGACATCCCTAAATAAAGTGAATACTTAAAGTTATAGATTAAAGGATATTAAACAATTAATATTTAGGAGGTATAAAAATGGTATTTCAGTATGGTTTGTCTGATTTTATTCCTTTTAAAGATGTAAAGGAATGTGAACGGGTTAGGAAAATCAAAAAGGGAGATATAACCAAGCACCACAATCCAGATTTTAAGATCAAAGTCATTGAGGATCCCAATCAATTTTATATTGAATTTGCATTGGATTTGGTTAGCCGGATCAAAAAGTCAGCCGAGATGAATGATAAGTTAGTTTTAATTCTTCCAGTTGGTCCCGTTCCCCAATTCGAAATTGCTGCTCGTTTGATCAATGAGTTCAACCTTTCAATGAAAAATGTGCATACCTTCAATATGGACGAGTATGCTGATGAAAACGGTAATACTGCTCCAATTGATTGGCCAGGTTCGTTTCAAAAAGCCATGTGGGAAAACTTTTTTAACAAGATAAAACCGGAATTACGACCAGATTCAAAAAATATCCACTTTCCTACCAAAGATGCCCTTCCTGATTATGGGAAAATGATTGAGGACTTAGG
The DNA window shown above is from Candidatus Atribacteria bacterium ADurb.Bin276 and carries:
- the nagB_2 gene encoding Glucosamine-6-phosphate deaminase 1 yields the protein MVFQYGLSDFIPFKDVKECERVRKIKKGDITKHHNPDFKIKVIEDPNQFYIEFALDLVSRIKKSAEMNDKLVLILPVGPVPQFEIAARLINEFNLSMKNVHTFNMDEYADENGNTAPIDWPGSFQKAMWENFFNKIKPELRPDSKNIHFPTKDALPDYGKMIEDLGGADCCYGGVGWCGHIAFWEAHLGFEFGNDLEAYKKQGPRCVELHPMTIMQNALHSFSGDWSWVPPKANTIGPAQIVGAKDRSFWLDGYLGGGVSWQRFIARLAAHGPVNTLVPASLLQTVPGTYTILGGVADNVEIHMA